A region of the Cannabis sativa cultivar Pink pepper isolate KNU-18-1 chromosome 3, ASM2916894v1, whole genome shotgun sequence genome:
GGGAATAATTGTGATCTTGatcaaaatcaaaagaaaagcaATAGTAGGGAGAATGACAAAAATTACACTCAATCTTCAACCACTGAGATGAGTAAGGTGGAGGTGTCTGCTCCTGCTAAAGAAAATCGAGGTATTGGGGAACATTCAGTGTCTCATTGGCAACCAAAGGCTCAGGCAGTTTCAACTGGTCATCATCAGCGGGGTGTCAGACATAATATTAGTCAAAATCCTGGTGCTGAAGTTGCTTGGACTAACAAATCACAATCCAATCGACATGATGGAGTGTTGCCACCACCGACTCAGGACAAAGTTACTAATAATTCTTCAGGCCAGATTCATCGTGATCAACCAGTTTCTGAAAAAAACAATGCTGAGGATGCATCACATGCTAGGCTACAAGAGCCTAGAAGAGAGAGGAAGTCTGCTTCATTCAAGGGAAACCCCCACATTTCAAACAAAGGTCCTGCTTATCCAGTTGAACCACCTTCAGTGAAAGTGGATGTTCAACAGGAACAACACATGTCGTCAGGATTCCGCAAAAGTGGAAACCAGAACAGGCGATTCAGCAAAGCTCAAGAGACTCGTGGAGATTGGAATTATTCTGGACAAGATAACAAGCAAAATAATCCACCTCCAAACAGGGAAAAACCAAGGCAAAATTCACATTATGAGTATCAACCAGTTGGGCCCTACAACAAGTCTAGCAGTTCTGATGGACCTAAAGATGGTACCGACAATTCAGGTGCTAGGGTCCGGGGTAGGGGGGGCCAGAATCATTCAAGACGTGGTGGGGGTGGAAACTTTAATGGACGACAAAGTGGAGTTCAAGTTGATGCCGGTTATGAGTAGTAGTGTACCTTTATGGACAGCAAAGTGGAGTTCATGTAGACACTGGTTATGGTTAGTGGATTATACAAGTAAAATCTCAACTCTCAAGGCCTTGTTTTGTTGATAAAACCTGACTTTTGTGGTTTGTAGTGGCGGCGTTTTGATCAATTTTACCAGGTACTTACGAAACGATATATTTGCTGGAATTTTCTGATGTTTATATTTGTAAAAAGCAGAAGGGTGGTCTGACAAAATCCTATGAAACTGAAACAGGGGTGTGGAGAAGGTATGCTGATCGGcggcaacaacaacaacaacaacaaaacggAGAGAGTATTCTGAGTGATTtagagtttgggggtatttggatgtggaatatttttttaattttaatttttaacagaTGTATCTTAAATGAAAACATTGTAGTTGGTCCCGGCTTGTTTCCTGTGGAACCCTTGTATTTAGCGACAGTATATTCCTCTTTTAAAATGTTAAAACGCTGTAGGGAGGAAGGGAGGGGGAATGAATTAGAAAAAGTTTGTTTTTTTGGTTCTCAATCTGATTTCTGTTCAAGATGGATGTGTAGAACCTaaacatttgtttttttttttcatttgtgtACCAGTTTCCTGCTCTGTCTGAGCCTAAAAATCCTGTAAAAGGATTGTCTTCTAATGTGTATATTATGCTGTCCAATtcttataattttatactttggAGGTACTAGAAGCTGTAGTTTTATTCCTAAACATTGTAGTTGGTCTGGTCCAGACAGTTTTAATAGCTTCCTAACAAGATTGACCATGAATGGCTTGGCTTTATTCTTATCATGCTATGAAGTACTAGGAAAGCACCAAAATACTTAATGTGAACTTGAACACTACCAAATTAAGCTTCAAATCAGTTATTTTTGCTTTACACAAGACAAGAAGATAGAATGCAAAGGCAAGTCCCGCTCTACATGTCGTCGTTTACTCATTGTAAATCAAAGggattttacaaaaaaaaaaatatggcttTAATATATGggagtttaatatttttttgatagttttttattttttgtgggTTTTTATTTCTTAGAAGTTTCTAACCATTCTTTTAtcctatattttttatttctttattattttttcttctttttttttttttctatttacttttatttcttattattttacttcatttttttactttctttctttcttattgttttctttggtttatttttttcttcttctatttttcttgttattattcatctttttattttttttttcatattttttgtttcattgtttttttttttctatcatttgctttctctattttcttttgtctctaaatttcatttatttcttcttttgtattttcatttttttaatctctCCCACCCTCTCTAGTTTTTCTTATCTATTATtcctttatttatttgttttcacAAATGTAATATTACATAATGATATTAATGGTACGTTTACTATACAGTATTCAGAATCGGAATAAACTAACAGAGAAATGTAATtgaatatatgaaaaataatcgtaatcaatatttgtaatatattgtttactaattttttttgaaaataaaatagttgtgatttatcttgtttactttactAGGAAATGTAATCAGAATacttaaattgactaaattgccTTTTTAGGTTACACTACATTATATGATAGTTATTTtgtaagatatattttaaaggaCAAAATTATCAATatgtatttaatattaaaaaataaaataaaaataattaaaatccatTACCCTTAATGACATTCCTTACAAAATTGGTGGAAGAAGTTctcattttttcttcttttattaaATCAAGCTCTCCCtttcttaattttaataatgtaagTAAACAAATGTAAGGGAATGATTACCTTACTATTAATTCctattacttattagtaaacatactataatagttatttttattattatatatttttacagttgCTTAGTTGTAATTGGAGGTACAATTGTAACTACTTTTAAGATCCACTTATCATAAGAGCTTCATACTCTAATATTAGTAACTAATTACCCAAAATATtagcaattaattatttaagatagcATACCCAAAATATAAGTATCTTATTATCCAAAAAATAAGTACCTAGTTACCTAGTATTACTCATAATATAAGTAATTGGTTATCTAAGATAGTACCTAGTTGCCTAAAATATAAGTACATATATCACCCAAAATATAAGTACTTAGTTACTCAAAATATAATTATCtagtttttttgtttattttttttttttttgatgaaaagcgtttatattataaaataaaagctCAGTTAGACCTCACGGTCGTTACAAAATAGAGTTTCCGGTATAGAAGAGACCGGTAGGGACCCATACATCTGATGGGAGAAGGCCCATCTAGCCACATTATGAGCGGCAAAATTACATGTTCTACTGACATAAGAGAAATTACAACTATTAAATAAAGGAGAAGATTTAGTACAAAATGAGATATAGTTCTCTAAAGCCCAACGAGATCCCTTCCCATTGATGGCGTCGATAACCACTCTCGAATCATTCTCCACAATAACAAACTTGTAGCCGGAATCCAAAGCAATTGACACAGCCAAGCAGCAAGCCGCGACTTCACCACACAGAGCATCCGAGAACTCCTCCCGAGCTGTATGAACTCTAATCACTCTGCCCAAATGATCTCTAGCCACAACAGCAATACACATACTCTCCAAACCCACTTTCACATCGCAATTGAGCTTAACCCAGTCCAGAGGAGGAGGGGACCAGGCATTTGGTAAAGCAGGAGTGGGACTGGAGAGCAAGGAATCATACATATCAGAGGATTAGCATCCACTTTGAGCTCGGTCAAAAAGAGAAAATCAGGAGATCGAGACCGGATGAGGGACTTCAGTTCCCGAACTGTAGAGGTCTGCCCTAACCCTCTACAGTTCCAAGCAATGCCTCTCATGGCTCCTGTGGAGGAGATTCCACATTCTCCTCCACAGGGGTATGAGAGTAAGCAGACCCACTCGAC
Encoded here:
- the LOC115704471 gene encoding uncharacterized protein LOC115704471 — its product is MYDSLLSSPTPALPNAWSPPPLDWVKLNCDVKVGLESMCIAVVARDHLGRVIRVHTAREEFSDALCGEVAACCLAVSIALDSGYKFVIVENDSRVVIDAINGKGSRWALENYISFCTKSSPLFNSCNFSYVSRTCNFAAHNVARWAFSHQMYGSLPVSSIPETLFCNDREV